The following DNA comes from Cellulophaga sp. HaHa_2_95.
AATGTTTTTATCTAAACCTTTTCGTTCAATAACGGGACGAATCACACTTCCTTTTCTAGTCCAATTACTTTCTTGAATAATACCTCTATACATATCTACTACATATAAAGTGCCATCGGGACCTGTTTTAGCCTGTGTTGGTCTAAAGTTTAAATCGGTTGAAGCCATAAATTCTGCTTCATCATAGGCATTATACAACACTTTTTTACCATCTTCAACACGTACTTTAGCGCGTCTTATTAGCCTACCTACAGGTTCAGGAATAAATAAATCACCATAGGTTGAAGGTGGTAATTTATGGCCTCGAAAAATTTCTTGTCCAGCAACGCCTGTGAAATGGTTTAGTGTACCGTCTTCGCGGAGTCTTTTTGGTCCACCTTGAACATCTGGGGTGCCTACAATAGGCCATGGTTCTATAAAGCCCTCGGATAATCTACCTTCCGGATTGTAATCGCCATAAGCGGCAGGTTGTTGAAAGCCGTACGCTGGATTTTCACTTCCTGCAGAAGAATAATACATATTACCCATATCATCTTGAGATAGTCCCCATTGTCCACTAGGCATATTTTCTAGAGAATCTACAACGACCTTTCCTTTTTTAAACTTAAATCGTATAGGGTTATAAGTTGTATATACCCAATTATCTAAATTCCAAAGTAAACCACTCTGTTGGTGTTCTAAGTTGCCACCACGACGATTTTCATTATAATAAACGCGTTCTTTTCTGTCTGCAACTCCATCGCCATCAGTGTCCTTATAACTCCACAAGTCATAAGAATACGTTTCATTAACGATGAGCTCATTTTCGAGTGGTAAAATCATTCTAGGCAGCATTAAGCTATCTATAAAGACGGTACTTTTATCCATTTTGCCATCCCCATCCGTATCAATAAGCAATTTTATTTTACTCACAGATCTATTGGTTCCAGTACCATCTAAATCTTGCATGTAAGTATTCATTTCTGCTACATACATTCGGCCATTTCCGTCCCAGGCTATGGTTATAGGTTCATCTATCATTGGTTCACTAGCGACAAGCTCTACTTTATATCCTTTAGGAAGGTAAAATGTTTTCATGCTTTCTTCTGGTGAGAGAAATTTAGAAGAAGCTTCTTTAATTATTTCCGGCTTCACATAAATTTCTTCGACATATTCTTTTTGCTTACAACCAAAAATAGTTGTAATCGTAATCATTAAAAAAAGAGCTTGGTTTAATTTCATTTTTAAAAAATTCTAGTTCAATAATGGGTTTGTTAATCTGGTAATTAAGGTATTAATTAAAAGTTGCAGCGGCGAAAATTTAAAGCGCTATGACTATTAATTATTGGTAGTTTACTATTACTTATGGTTTTTTTTTAACCGAATTGTTCATTTTGCTATAAAAATAGACATACGCGTAATTTAATCCATGCTAATTTGATACGAATAGGTAAAATACTTATAACCAAAAAGCAGTTATAAGTATTAAACTTATAACCGCTTTAAAAACTAACTAATTAACTCAAAAAAAATAATTTTAATATCCTGGATTTTGTAACATACTTGGATTTAAACCTATTTGAGAAGTAGGAATAGGGAACAAGTAATTATCTCTAGAGAAATTTCTGATTGATGAGGGTTCTACCACAAGTGCACTTCTTGCGCCTACACCTGTAGTAGTTGTGGCTTCACCAAAACCATACCCTTCAGGAGTATATAAATCAGGATTGTTTTCGTAAACAGTACCTTCAATAACAGCACCAAATTTTGTTTCCCCAAGTTCTTCTTCTGCAATACCCCATCTTTTTAGATCGTTGAACCTAGTAGCGCCTTCTGCATAAAGTTCTATAGTACGTTCTCTTCTAATTTCTGTTTCAATATCCATGTTATTGGCAGCTAAAAAAGAGGTGCTAATTGCAGGTAAACCTGCTCTGGCTTTGATTAGATTAATAGATTCGTTCATTTCAGCATCCGTTAGGCTTCCGTTTAACTCGTACAAAGCTTCTGCATACATTAAATAAACTTCGGCAAGGCGAATAAAAGGCATATCATAAGCTTCCGTTTTTGTTGCTCTGTACGCTTCATCAGTACCCCATTTCCAGCTCATGAATTTAGAGTTGAAATAACCAAAATTATTTGTTCCATTTAAAACAACGTCACCATTTTGAGGAATTTCACCAAGTGTTTTATGATAAGTAAAATAAGCGGTCATTCTGTAATCTCTATCTTGAAATTCGTCAGGCGTATTATCATACCCTTGAAATAATGGAGACTGATCAATCGGTAACCCATCGGTACTCAAGAATAAATCCATCATTTTTCTACTAGGTTTTACTCTACCTTCATAAACATGACTTACAAGGTCGCCGGCTTGTCTAAATGTAAAATCGTATTTACCGTAAAAAATAAACTCTTTATTGGTAGCCTTATCTAAACCAGCTGGGTTAGAACCACTATCTTCTAGATTAAAAAGAAAGTTTGAACTTAAATTATTTAAGTCGTCATTATAATCCCAAAGTTCAAAACCACCTTGCTCCATTACCGTTTTCGTAAGTGTTACAACTTCTTGTAAATAAGGGTCAATATTAGAGGCATCAAAGCCAGCACTACCAGCACCGGTACTTACACCATCACCATCTGTAGAAGTACCTACATTTTTCATCCATGTTGCCTCATGTAGTAAGACATCTGCTTTATAAGCCATTGCTGCCCATTTACTGATTTTACCTTTATCATTCGAACCAATTTCTTGTTCTGTAGGTAGCCCAGCAATAGCATCATCTAAATCTGCTAGTATTTGTGCTACAACTTCATATCTACTATTACGTGGTGCGCTTAATTCTTCATCACCTACATCTAATGATCTTGTAACCAAAGTAACCCCTCCAAAGCGTTGTACTAAGTTAAAATATTGATATGCTCTATGAAATTTAGTAGCAGCGACATAAGCTTCAATACTTTCATCTCCTTCATAAACCTCTGCGCGCTCCAGTAGAAGATTCATAGCTCTAATGGCTGAATAGGGGCTAGAGTAGTACCCGTCTGTTTCAGGTGCTTGAGTATCACCTCTACTATATTCTTGCATACCTCCATCTTCGGTGTAACCCACCAAATCTGAACCGTGATCGGAATATATGCCTTGGTCGTTCCTCCAAGTCATTAAGTTGTTGTAAAACGTATTGGAACCTGTTAGAAAATGTTCAGCT
Coding sequences within:
- a CDS encoding c-type cytochrome, producing MKLNQALFLMITITTIFGCKQKEYVEEIYVKPEIIKEASSKFLSPEESMKTFYLPKGYKVELVASEPMIDEPITIAWDGNGRMYVAEMNTYMQDLDGTGTNRSVSKIKLLIDTDGDGKMDKSTVFIDSLMLPRMILPLENELIVNETYSYDLWSYKDTDGDGVADRKERVYYNENRRGGNLEHQQSGLLWNLDNWVYTTYNPIRFKFKKGKVVVDSLENMPSGQWGLSQDDMGNMYYSSAGSENPAYGFQQPAAYGDYNPEGRLSEGFIEPWPIVGTPDVQGGPKRLREDGTLNHFTGVAGQEIFRGHKLPPSTYGDLFIPEPVGRLIRRAKVRVEDGKKVLYNAYDEAEFMASTDLNFRPTQAKTGPDGTLYVVDMYRGIIQESNWTRKGSVIRPVIERKGLDKNIGKGRIYRIVHEDITPDKAPELLDKNASELVEYLGHPNGWYRDTAQKLIILKDDQSVIPELKEIALDNTSFFDNLFGSDKDLGIERVHALWTLEGLGIVDKDLLKAKFTDEDPRVRLTAIRLSETFLKEGATDLFAALETLSKDKDIDVANQVALSLRYSKDKIATDILNTMLENYSENEIVFHAVKESLKKDDSKLSQLKTAISNRSLGNKQSILRGYDSYKQLCITCHGPDLKGVPTEDGALIAPSLIGSARVKGDKGTLSKILLNGLIGPIEGKEYGIMMALKSNDDQWIADVLSYVRALNNEDGVHKRVVGNARKESEGREDYWTLEELEALEKEKK
- a CDS encoding RagB/SusD family nutrient uptake outer membrane protein; protein product: MKKIIYIIPCLMVFFTSCEDDFIDLTPPASITDQVYYTEAEHFLTGSNTFYNNLMTWRNDQGIYSDHGSDLVGYTEDGGMQEYSRGDTQAPETDGYYSSPYSAIRAMNLLLERAEVYEGDESIEAYVAATKFHRAYQYFNLVQRFGGVTLVTRSLDVGDEELSAPRNSRYEVVAQILADLDDAIAGLPTEQEIGSNDKGKISKWAAMAYKADVLLHEATWMKNVGTSTDGDGVSTGAGSAGFDASNIDPYLQEVVTLTKTVMEQGGFELWDYNDDLNNLSSNFLFNLEDSGSNPAGLDKATNKEFIFYGKYDFTFRQAGDLVSHVYEGRVKPSRKMMDLFLSTDGLPIDQSPLFQGYDNTPDEFQDRDYRMTAYFTYHKTLGEIPQNGDVVLNGTNNFGYFNSKFMSWKWGTDEAYRATKTEAYDMPFIRLAEVYLMYAEALYELNGSLTDAEMNESINLIKARAGLPAISTSFLAANNMDIETEIRRERTIELYAEGATRFNDLKRWGIAEEELGETKFGAVIEGTVYENNPDLYTPEGYGFGEATTTTGVGARSALVVEPSSIRNFSRDNYLFPIPTSQIGLNPSMLQNPGY